A genomic window from Vitis riparia cultivar Riparia Gloire de Montpellier isolate 1030 chromosome 18, EGFV_Vit.rip_1.0, whole genome shotgun sequence includes:
- the LOC117905923 gene encoding protein ECERIFERUM 2, which produces MVSDGGEGSVYGFRLSSVVPATVTGEDKVHGLSNMDLAMKLHYLKGVYFFRREAVEGLTISDLKEPMFEWLKLYYPTSGRIRRSESGRPMIRCNDGGVRIVEAQCDKSVDEWMAMEDHDIHNCLTYDQVLGPDLAFSPLVFIQLTWFKCGAMSVGLSWAHVLGDVVSASDFINMWGSIMAGHAPPRSLGTNPTSPKPQFHQKLSQKPFSLKMTHPLGDHWLLPGSNHPRMGTRCFHVTLDQLKRLLSAHSGPHAQSQPFQLLSAIMWKTLAKIQGESEPKIVTVCRNSYGERGDGEILKNAMVVSRVEADIGVAEADVSDLAKLIAEKTVCENGMIEETVGGDDGKSDFVVYGANLTFVNLEEVKLFGLEIQGHKPVWASYSIGGVGDEGAFLVLPAQDGDGGRTVTAILPEKQLAGLRRELKDEWGIA; this is translated from the exons ATGGTGTCTGACGGCGGCGAGGGCTCTGTTTACGGCTTCAGGCTGTCGTCCGTGGTGCCGGCCACGGTGACGGGAGAGGATAAGGTGCATGGGCTGAGCAACATGGACTTGGCGATGAAGCTTCATTATCTGAAGGGGGTTTACTTCTTTAGGAGGGAAGCTGTCGAGGGTCTCACCATCTCCGACTTGAAGGAGCCCATGTTCGAGTGGCTGAAGCTGTATTACCCCACCTCCGGGAGGATTCGGCGGTCGGAGAGTGGACGGCCGATGATAAGGTGCAACGACGGAGGCGTACGGATCGTGGAAGCTCAGTGTGACAAGAGCGTAGATGAGTGGATGGCGATGGAGGACCATGATATTCATAATTGCCTTACTTATGATCAAGTTCTTGGTCCTGATCTGGCCTTTTCTCCTCTAGTTTTCATTCAG TTGACCTGGTTCAAATGTGGGGCGATGTCAGTGGGACTCAGCTGGGCTCATGTCCTGGGAGACGTGGTATCAGCTTCAGATTTCATCAACATGTGGGGCAGCATCATGGCTGGTCACGCCCCGCCTCGCTCTCTCGGTACTAATCCCACTTCCCCGAAACCCCAATTCCACCAGAAGCTTTCCCAGAAGCCCTTCTCCCTCAAAATGACCCACCCACTTGGGGACCATTGGCTTCTCCCCGGATCCAATCATCCTAGAATGGGGACCCGTTGTTTTCATGTCACTCTCGACCAGCTCAAGCGTTTACTTTCAGCCCACTCTGGACCACACGCCCAGTCCCAGCCCTTCCAGCTTCTATCCGCCATTATGTGGAAAACTCTAGCAAAAATCCAGGGAGAGTCGGAGCCAAAGATCGTGACTGTGTGTAGAAATAGTTATGGCGAAAGGGGTGATGGTGAGATTCTAAAAAATGCCATGGTGGTAAGCAGAGTCGAGGCGGATATCGGTGTTGCTGAGGCGGATGTCTCCGACTTGGCCAAGCTGATTGCTGAGAAGACGGTGTGTGAGAATGGCATGATTGAAGAAACAGTGGGTGGGGACGATGGGAAGTCGGATTTTGTAGTGTATGGTGCGAATTTGACGTTTGTAAATCTTGAGGAGGTGAAGCTTTTTGGACTGGAGATTCAGGGACATAAGCCAGTTTGGGCGAGTTATAGCATCGGTGGGGTCGGTGATGAAGGGGCTTTCCTGGTCCTTCCCGCCCAGGACGGTGACGGCGGGAGAACGGTGACGGCGATACTACCGGAAAAACAACTTGCAGGGCTGAGGCGTGAACTGAAAGATGAATGGGGTATTGCTTGA